The sequence gtgcgtcctatattcgggcaaatatgtGGTGGGTTGTTATATACATAGAGAGATAAATGTTCTAGTTCGGATTTCTCAcaaatccggtatcaaaatcgtgagtggtggcagactacctgagGGGAtaaaggcaggatttgggggttcatTTGGTATAACTGATGCCTTGTTAAGTGGTGAAGATAGTAAAtacagaggcctggtgctattaaccacttcatgcccagggccggcctttggggtgtgcgaccgcacagggcgccacactccagggggcgccacactccagggggcgccgctgcggggtccgccgccgccgcggagtcctcctccgccgccgcggggtccgctgctgccccctctgcaccttaatgaaaacgttgtttttttttgttgttgttgttttttaactttattaaacatcctccatgttaaataaagttttttcttactttatttaacatggaggatgttaaataaagttaaaaaaaacaacaacaaaaaaaaccaacaatgttttcatttatgtcccgggcaggggcgccaagcggttgctcgggaagttctcagcaacggctcgacgccccttactctccgtgactccgtcgcggtgccggcatctcatgttgagcgccggactattccggcgctcaacatgaaatgccggcaggactcctcaaggtaagttaggataaggagaagtattgagagggggggtagtttgaaggaagGAGCAGGGgggttagtttgaaggggcagggggggtagtttgaatgggcaaggggggtagtttgaaggggcagagtggggtagtttatgaaggggcagaggggggtagtttgaaggggcagagggggggtagtttgaaggggcagaggggggggtagtttgaaggggcagagggggggtagtttgaaggggcagaggggggtagtttgaaggggcagaggggggtagtttgaagggatgggggtagtttgaaggggcagagggggtagtttaaaggggcagaggggggtagtttgaaggcacagggggggtagtttgaaggggcacagggggggtagtgagggggggcgccagaggagtagtttgCACacggcgccggaacacctaaggccggctctgttcaTGCCCACACCCTCCACACCGTCacagcttggcaagtagtcctgaacGTGACAAATGTGGTGTCAGTGGTGGGATAACTAAAagattttccatctttttctgtACCAGATTTCAGTGTTGCCGGATTTGCTAGTTAATCCAGGcactaaaaagaaattgtttcTCAATTTCCAAAGGCTGAACTCAGTGCATACTTAGTATATTTACACCTCAACAGTGTGATGGAGtgctacccacagattatggaccctgcctccctcccctggcgagtgggactgttgtcctcgtctggggggttaaaaggccacattcgaggtgtgcatttttcaaattggaaatgtgACGTGTGGTCCCTGCCCcccgtgttatttgggacattgttgaacccggccaattcaatttacccatcgAATcatacgtttaaaaaaaaacactagataacccatggacatttaacatactagcattttaactctttccacgcAAGAATTGTCTGACACCGGCCAAACCATTGTTTTCCCTGGAAATGTTGGCCAGTAATATATAGTGGAGGTGGagaccccattgtattgttaatcactTTAATGGCCATATTGCCCCTGGGAGTCCAAATTAcccagattaagggggcggttctGTAGCCGTTGTAATCCAATACCTGACTGTTTATGTTAATGTTcgctttgctggctatatctagccatgtgtgtaaaaaataaagtgttcttcatttttatataccctacactgctagtgactggggaatcTGGGAAGGGCGTGTTGTCCAAGGCTAAGGGAGCaaaagtcagcggaggtagtcggtcgtaCTAGCCAGCTTTGTGACATTACTGACATGGAAcgacaaaatattttcacaggaaTGCAGGGGTAACTGGGGCCTGATCAGAGAATTAAAGAAGAGTCTGGGCATCTATCTGCCTTTACTAACTGttacggagctggctagtccgaccgactacctccgctgtcttgtgctcccttagcctgggacaacactctttccccggttccccagtcactcaccgagactcagtgtagggtaaaaccaaacgaagactgatttatttctcacacacaggactggatgtatccagcaaaacacacatttacataaaacaagatattgggaagCAAACCGCCCTCTTAATCTGCCtctcagagacaacaggggcagtaacaggattaacaatacaataggtggggggggggactgatttatacaacattaaacatcaAAGAATGGAGGcctctccctggtggcagatcctggctgtctgctggagataatcccctcagccagtgatggatgatactgctgggggtagccacagaagtctctacaaacccagggcccatagtcaatagggaggaggctggcagtcaggcttctccagtggccccagtgatggaggattccatcacactaacTATGGCATAACTTTTACAGTAAATCAAAGAAATACCATTGGGAAGCgacaatgaatatatatatgacaaatatgccacaattaccgtattggctcgaatataggccgcacttttttcccccactttaagtttttaaagtgggggtgcggcctatattcggggtctagcgcccgacgcccgggacatgcagtcccgggcgccgggcaggcagcggggttaagatacagatcccccgcagcggtgcaggggacctgcatccttctccccgatacgctcagacagcctcccctgccagcacttcccacggggggggggtgccggcacgggaggttatctaagcgttttacctctgcccacccccgacttaccggagcagactcccgggtgtcttgcggggccggcgggagacatttacgcaatacgcaaatgcaacttccggtaacggtaccggaagttgcatacgcgtattgcgtagatgtccctcgccggccctgaagacacccgggagtctgctccggtaagtcgaggagggggggcagaggaggacagcggcagcgtatcgcggggagggagggcagcgtatcgcggggagggaggacagcggcagcgtatcgcggggagggagggcagcgtatcgcggggagggagggcagcgtatcgcggggagggagggcagcgtatcgcggggagggagggcagcggatctcggggagggagcgcagcggatcgcggggagggaggacagcggcagcgtatcgcggggagggaggacagcggcagcgtatctcggggagggaggacagtggcagcatatctcgggggggaggacagtggcagcatgtttttttggtgcttttttaaagaaaaaaaactttttctttaaaaaagcaccaaacttttagggtgcggcctatatacgggggcggcctatatccgagccaatacggtatataatactgtaacagaatacattaacatactctgcagcactgtatatagtatgtcAGTGTAATTTATTATCCATTATTTAGTTGTCGAACAATACTACTACTCTGAGCCATCACATATAAATGGAACTAAGTCCGGATGCTTTGGGAGGGGGGGCCCGAGTGGCAGTCCGGAATCCTTGGGTGGGGGGCCCCCGAGGGGCAGTCTGGAGTCCTTGGGAGGGGGGCCCCTGAGAGGCAGTCtggaagctgtgggaggggggaCCCCAAGTGGCAGTCCggaatccttgggagggggCCTCCCGAGTGGCAGTCtggaagctgtgggaggggggccccGAGTGAcagtctggaatccttgggagggggCCCCCGAGTGGCCGTTCAGAAGCTGTGGGACGGGGTCCCTGAGTGGCAGTCcggaagctgtgggaggggggcccccaagtggcagtctggaatccttgggagggggGCCCCGAGTGGCAGTCCGAAAGCAGTTTGAGGGGGTCCCCCCATTGGCCGTTTGGAGGGGGCCCCGGGTGGCCCCCTGGAATCCTTGGGATGTGGGCCCCCAAATGGCAGTCTGGAAGCTGTGGGTGGGGGCCCCGAGTGGCCttctggagggggggggcgagTGGCCGTCAGGAAGCTGTGGGAGAGTGGCCCCCGCGTGGCAGTCAATCATCCGAGTCGCAGTCAGGGAGCTGTGTGAGCTTTCTCAATCCGCACGGAGAAGCATCCCCTCCTGTTACTGACAATTAAAGGAACGTTCGGCACCCTCTCCTCGCCGGCATTCATTTATCACAACACCAAGTCAATGAACGCCTGGACAGCTGCCAAACCGCAACCAATCAATAGACTGGGACTGCTGCCAAACCGCAACAAGAACACCGGGACTGCTGCCAAACCGCAACAAGAACACCGGGACTGCTGCCAAACCGCAACAAGAACACCGGGACTGCTGCCAAAACCATCAAAGTACTCAACAAGAACTAAATACCTAAGGAGCGGGACTCGGCTCCCTATTCAAGGCAGgaatccatttaaaatgttatttaaaaaatatattaaaaatgtaatttcacgTCCATCcgctctctccctcctccaactTTTTCTTGCCTTGAGCAGATCTGGGATCTCCAGAAGACACAAGAAAGGAAGGGGTTGATCCAAACAGACACTCGGGGGAGGGGCTAGGAGAATGAGAGAGGTAGTAGACGGCTAGATAGTCCCTCCCCTGTCTCTGTATTGGTGCCGGCTGCTGAAGAGGAAGCCCCGCCCTCTTAAGTAAGTCTGGTGCCGGCTCCCCCTGTCACAAAAATACAGGCTTCGAAGGGCTGATTACAGggcagggggtggggggcacgCTAGTCCTTGTCAGTCTGTGTGTTACTATACAGAGGTCAGGGGGTTTTGTATAGAAGTCAGGCTGTGTGTTATTATACAGAGGTCAGTCTATATGATCATAGATGTAAAGCTCTGTTTTACagagttcacacacacacaattcacAAGGATCTTTCCTGTTATTTCCTCTTTCTAGTTCTATACACTCGCACTCACGTTAAAGAAATAGTATATACATCATTAATACACAGTGgtgcatgcacacaaacacattctcacgcttaaccctttcctcacTAACGTATGCTCACGCgctaatacacacaaacacactctcgcACATAAAACGTCCTGATAAGACAAAACCTAATcttaataattacttttattattttgaataataaataatataatataatacgataataataaataacccctAAGTAAACTCTTGTCAGCTACGAGTCCTAAGACAATCATCAGACAGGCAGGCAGCCAGGCACTAGCAGTagatgttattttaaattatttaattgattattattagttaaaaatattcatcatttttaatgttattctttaatgtataaatattaggcgattcttaaataataattaatgattgggttatataaatttatagatTAAGTTTAAGGGTAAATTAATCTTTAATAGGTGATACcgttttaaagaatttattttattatctgtattcattattttatttatttattatttcacaccTCTTGGGTGCTGTTCCctggcaggttttttttctttcttttttttttttggaggggggctGCACGGTGTAGGACATCCAACTGCTTTGGAGTTAGGATCTTACCGCAAAcggtaaatatattttcctttcaaacCCCCCTCCCCCTGACTGCAAATCCAGCGATGCCCCGGCGATCGGCAGCATGGGGAGGTTTCAGAAACGGCGTCCAATCATAGGCTCGCAGGCTACTGCTCATGAACCAATGAATGTGCGGCAGCtcgtctataaaagccaaacttCTGGCGGTTTAACCCCGTGTTTACGTGCGGTTTCCAGTGTTGTGTGGTGTGATCCAGGCATTGAGATGGCCGAGACAGCTCCTTCCCCGGCTCTTCCGCCGGCAGAAACCTCTTCCAAGAAGAAACAGCCGAAAAAGCCGGCAGCTGCAAAAAGCCGTCCTGTGAAGTCCGGTCCCAGTGTCTCCGAGCTGATTGTGAAAGCGGTCTCTGCGTCCAAGGAGCGCAGCGGAGTGTCTCTCGCAGCTCTTAAAAAAGCACTCGCTGCTGGCGGCTACGACGTAGAAAAGAATAACAGCCGCCTGAAGCTCGCTCTCAAGGGTCTGGTGTCTAAAGAGACCCTGATCCAGCTGAAAGGAAGCGGTGCCTCTGGCTCTTTCAAGCTGAACAAGAAGCAGCTGGAGAGCAGAGAGAAGACATCAAAGAAGAAGGAAACCCCGGTAAAGCCTAAAAAAGCAGCCCCTAAGAAGGTTGTGAAGTCGCCCAAGAAAGCCCCTGCAGGAGTGAAGAAAAGCCCGAAAAAGATCAAGAAACCGTCGGCCGCTGCCAAGAGTCCCAAGAAGCTTAAGGTTGTTAAAGCGAAGAAAGCTGGCAAGAGCCCAGCTAAGAAGGCCACAAAGCCCAAGGCTGCCAAAAGCCCCGCTAAGCCCAAGGCAGCCAAAAGCCCCGCTAAGCCCAAGGCTGCCAAAAGCCCCGCTAAGCCCAAGGCAGCCAAAAGCCCCGCTAAGCCCAAGGCAGCCAAAAGCCCCGCTAAACCCAAGTTTAAAAAGGCAGCCCCAAaaaagtgagaaggggggggcgtGGGTTTTGCAGCGCCTCTGGTGTGTGCTTTCCCACTTAATTCTTTACACAAAAGGTTCTTTTCAGAACCATCATATCCtccgaaaaaagaaaaagcggtTAATCACCGGCCGCGGCTATGTGGGCCACCCGCTGAAAGCCTAGCCCCATACTTGTGTGTTGTGCATGGATTCACATATTCGGCCAGCGTTCTCGCTCGGAGCCCTGTCCGTAACATAATAGAGATAAGGGGCGGGCTTGAAGATTGTGCTTTGCCGTTACTCGTTATGCCCAGCCGGGGAATCGGCCGCTTAACGGCTCGCTCGGTAGTGGGATAACGGTGTGAGATGTTTCAAGCTCGGGCGCGAGCAACAGGGTTAACTTCATGCATGCGAAgggaaacacaaaacacaagctCATTTGAGTGATAATGTGGTGGCtcttaaaagagcctttgtggGAGGGTGAGGGGGAAACTGTTCGCCCACACCGCATTTACTTAAGCACGTTCTCCTCTGATCCTACGAGCCAGCTGAATGTCTTTTGGCATGATAGTAACCCGCTTAGCGTGAATAGCGCACAAGTTGGTGTCTTCGAAAAGCCCCACGAGGTAAGCCTCGCTGGCTTCCTGGAGAGCCATAACAGCAGAACTCTGGAAACGTAGATCGGTTTTGAAGTCTTGAGCAATCTCACGGACCAGCCGCTGGAAAGGCAGCTTTCTGATAAGCAACTCCGTAGACTTCTGGTAACGGCGGATTTCCCTAAGAGCTACGGTGCCCGGGCGGTAGCGATGTGGCTTCTTCACGCCGCCGGTAGCTGGAGCGCTTTTCCTCGCAGCTTTGGTCGCCAGCTGCTTCCGAGGAGCTTTTCCTCCGGTGGACTTACGGGCTGTCTGCTTGGTGCGAGCCATGCTGGTGCGTGCCGATCTGATTCACCGACGAATACAACGTAATTGTAACGATTCTGTGGCCAACTCAAGCCCTTTATAGAGTAGAGGTGAATGTGATTGGATACGCTTAATCACGCCCCTCTTTTTCATAGGCTAGGACGATGGTTTGCAAAACCCAGCCTTTGATCAAGAGACTTCGGTGTGgagagttatgtttttttttatttatttaaattaaatgctcGTTAGCTgcggttcttttttttatttagttcttCTCCTCTTTTTTGGTTAGCCTCCTACCTAGTGAAGTTGTGTACTGGGTGACCGTTAACAGCGATACGGCGAAAGCTAAAAGCCCGCCTTTATCTTGGTCTCCGTTTGGCGTTTATTTACAGCGaaatgctgccacctagtggtaaatGAGGGATCGTCGAAAGCAATCACGTGGCGGTGAGGGAGGCAAAAGCATTAAGGTTTCCAGCGGGCGGGCTTTTGATATTCCTAAATAGCCAATCGGTGGCTGAGGCACGTTTGGAAGCTTCTCCAGCCAACCAACGATAAGCATATATTCAAAAAGCAACACCCCCTTGAGGCAGCATGGTGCGGTTCCCCATCAGGTCCGTCCAGTACGCATAAAAGAAAGCGGGCCGGCCGTAGGCGAGTAGTGTTCTGTGGAACTCGTGGAGTAAACGCGATCATGTCTGGCCGTGGCAAAGGAGGTAAGGGACTCGGGAAAGGTGGCGCAAAGAGGCATAGGAAGGTGCTTCGGGATAATATTCAGGGTATCACCAAGCCTGCTATCCGCCGTTTGGCTCGCAGAGGAGGTGTAAAGCGTATCTCAGGGCTGATCTATGAGGAGACCCGTGGTGTGCTCAAAGTGTTTTTGGAGAATGTGATTCGTGACGCAGTCACTTATACCGAGCATGCCAAGAGGAAAACCGTTACCGCTATGGACGTGGTGTATGCCTTGAAACGCCAAGGCCGTGCTCTGTACGGTTTCGGAGGTTAAGCTTGTTCACTCGTGACCCTAAAACACCCAACGGCTCTTTTCAGAGCCACCCACACCCTCTCTTAGGCTATGATCATGCTGTCCCAGAGTCTGCCCGCGCTTTTCTATGCACACCTTGAAATAACCAGCTTAACAGTGGCTGGGTCTGGCTATAGATTGAGCTACTAGCAGAACATGTGCCGAGATCGGCAGCTGGTGTCGTCCAAAGGCTGGCCTCGCTTGAATGGAGGCCGACACGTCCCAGGGTTAATAGGCGCCGTCTGGGGCAGTTATCTGAATTCTGTATGTCCCAGTATGTGTGTGATTGTTATTATGACTTTGTCGTCCCCTCATGTCTTATCCTGTTTTCATGACAATAGACCCACGATGTAGCTCAGCTTGGGCTAGCCGCAGTGTTAAAgcagccccttctctctgcaacgctggttctgtctgacggtgaaggggttaatctcttgGGTCCCAGCAGGAGAAATTAGCGATTAGCTGGAATACCCAATCAGAGTACAGATCGTTGCCATTACAGGAGCCCCTTCACCTTGGGCTCCTCTTGCCAAGCAGTCTGGTCGACGGGCACAACACCCCAGCTGATCTGGAGGAGTGAGGAGCACATTTCAatgctcacaaatgctcttcccAGAGCTAGCAGTCCAACAAAAGAGGCTACATAATTCACATAGCTCTGAGACAGACTGTGTGGGTGGCTCTCAAAAGAGCCTTTGTTTAAAGAGAGAACAAAGAGAACTTTACTTGGCGCTGGTGTACTTGGTAACAGCCTTGGTGCCCTCTGACACAGCGTGCTTGGCCAGCTCTCCAGGAAGGAGGAGGCGTACAGCAGTCTGAATCTCCCGAGAAGTGATAGTGGAGCGCTTGTTGTAATGGGCTAGGCGTGAAGCTTCCCCGGCAATGCGCTCAAAGATATCACTGACAAACGAGTTCATGATGCCCATGGCCTTGGAGGAAATGCCAGTGTCTGGATGCACCTGCTTCAGTACTTTGTAGACATAGATCGCGTAGCTTTCCTTTCTGCTCTTCTTGCGTTTCTTTCCATCTTTTTTCTGGGTCTTCGTAACGGCTTTCTTAGAACCTTTCTTTGGAGCAGGGGCAGATTTCGCTGGATCAGGCATCGCGTCTGCTTTCCTTTCAACACGGAACACAAGAAAACGTGACGAATACTGAAGTGTTACTGCGCCGGGCCCTTCCTTTTATAGGcaccgcatgcaaataaggccgtTCTGCTGTCTCGCTTCCGATTCGATGAGGTTGTCACGTGTGAAGATGCGGCCGCCCATAAACCGCAGTGCCTACACCGATTGGTGTCTCAGACTATGTCCACCCGATTGGCTGTTTTGAAAGGGAACCAATCAGTGACGAATAGCGTCACGGGGGGAAGCTACAAATAGCTGGGTAAGTGTGCGGCGTTTCTTTGTAACGTACTATTTCGTCAAGTATCTGCGCGGTCATTTGTTGAGTCAAGGTATGTCTGGCAGAGGAAAACAAGGCGGAAAGGTTCGTGCTAAGGCGAAGACACGTTCTTCCCGAGCTGGTCTGCAGTTCCCTGTCGGCCGTGTGCATAGGCTTCTTCGCAAGGGTAATTATGCTGAGAGAGTAGGAGCCGGCGCCCCCGTGTATCTGGCAGCGGTGTTGGAGTATCTGACTGCTGAGATATTGGAGCTGGCTGGTAACGCTGCACGCGACAACAAAAAGACCCGTATCATTCCTCGCCACCTGCAACTTGCCGTTCGTAACGACGAGGAGCTCAATAAGCTGCTCGGAGGGGtcaccattgctcagggaggtgtTCTACCCAACATCCAGGCGGTGCTCTTGCCCAAGAAGACAGAGAGCCACAAGCCTGCCAAGAGCAAGTGAGTGCGGTAATCGGTAACTACAGGGCAATTGGCCAACACCACCAAAGGCTCTTTTCAGAGCCACCCATAATCTCTGGAATAAGCTatatctgtcttgctataaattTGCTGCAAACTTCTTTATAGGCAACTGCTTTCCACTGCAGTTTTTCAGCCCGATGTTTAGTTGCTGAGCTTAAAGGTGGCTAAACACCATTCATACAAGCTACATCATACACCCTAccgcccccctccccctccgTCCGTTTCAGGGTTAAAATTCGAGGCAAAGCTGCCAGCACTTACACGGATAAATATGGTTCTCAAGAAAGGTGGGTGGACAAGTGTTACCACACGGTGGCAGCATTGCATAGGAAATTGTGGTTTACCGCAAATTAATGTGCAGAAGCCGGGGAATCCCTCAGCTGTGTGATGATCGTGTAGCTGGCAATGGTCTGGGGAGCGTATTAATGAATTTGATAATCATTCTGAGAGAGAGCCGTGAGTAGCTCCACTGTAGACATCTCCCTTGCCtctgaaagcttaattgctaAGAAggaattaacccttcatatacccctgtgacgggaccgacctgtaccccgactgggtacgcccgccgaacgttgcttccttcgccccatggccaccggggcaccagagattaaccccttcgttgtctgtggctagccgaaactgagctacacagggtggctatcgtcctgaaaaggacaatatgcgatcatagcagagaacacagctcttcaggaacctcggccgtactgtagtataccgaagtatagcaatacagcacccTACCGCCCTAATGAGGGCAGCtccgaggcttacctcaataacaagacaggactcgtagtgaggtaaaccaggaactctctttatttgggaacacaggggtatttaaacagtacaaaggattgagttacgtccaatcgacacacaagggaattgcgtccaatagacacaagggaattacatcctgccctcctttgcatatgactgagtattagcactcagcccagtagggggtctctactgtagtctgtgtaaggagggagggggcaggacatgtggcacctggacagggtagcaaacaaggggaacaaaagcacacaccataatcacaacatatacagggaaatgcaggtatcacaaacaagaactatcacagacggcactgattaacccggggccgtcacatCTCCCCCCCATAGTCCGGCAGACCCGACTAGACCCCTAACGGGTCGGCTTGGGGCTGTCCGGGAAAGATAGGTGGGCATTAGGTTGTCTCTGCTCCCCAGTCTTTGGAGTGTGGCGCTCTGCAcccgggcccatagtctgtagggagaagGCTGGCACTCAGGCCCCTCCAGAAACCCATGGCATGGAGGCCTCTGTGACAGTTCCCTAGCTCGATTGCTCCTACAAAGGTAGCGCTTACCCGGCCAACGTCTGCCTCTCCCGGTGCGTATACCATTCGCTGGAGAGAAGTGCcgactgccccttctccctggagGGTACCCAGCCTCTGGGGAGGgatgccgcctgcaccccctccctgttgctccctctgccgctggggagatgagccgACTGCCTTATCTCCCTGGAACCCTGTtgtaggtgctgggcagaggccagaggtgctctgccctgttgccagcgcttctgctggggctaAGGGATCTTCGGGTCCGGCCTGCAGCTGGGGGGAGGGAACGGTGTCCCTTGCTATCATCTGCTGCTGAGGAGGGAGGGCAGGTTCCTCTGCTCCCGGGATAGTGGGCTgtcgctggggagactggctgGCTGTGCCATCTCCCGAGTATGcaatcagccgctggggagggatgccgCCTGTACCCCCTCCCTGGCtctccttctgccgctggggagatgggccggctgccgcatctcccgggatatctgccagccgctggggaggagggacgataccttcagctcccatcattgggatcagccgctggggagcgagGACCGGATCCTCCGCTCCCGGGTCTgtgagctgctgctggggagactgaccagctgcgccatctcccgggtcctcactcagccgctgggaaagaatgccgcctgcaccccctccgtggtgctccttctgccgctggggagatgggccggctgccgcatctcccgggatatctgccagccgctggggaggagggacaatACCCTCAGCTCCAATCATTgggatcagccgctggggagcgaggaccggttcctccgctcccgggtctgtgagctgccgctgggaagACTGaccagctgcgccatctcccgggtcctcactcagccgctggggaggaatgccacctgcaccccctccctggtgctcgttctgccgctggggagatgggcctgctgccgcatctcccgggatatctgccagctgctggggaggagggacgataccttcagctcccatcattggcatcagccgctggggagcgaggaccggttcctccgctcccgggtctgtgagct comes from Spea bombifrons isolate aSpeBom1 chromosome 11, aSpeBom1.2.pri, whole genome shotgun sequence and encodes:
- the LOC128468976 gene encoding histone H2B 1.1-like, giving the protein MPDPAKSAPAPKKGSKKAVTKTQKKDGKKRKKSRKESYAIYVYKVLKQVHPDTGISSKAMGIMNSFVSDIFERIAGEASRLAHYNKRSTITSREIQTAVRLLLPGELAKHAVSEGTKAVTKYTSAK
- the LOC128468847 gene encoding histone H1B-like, yielding MAETAPSPALPPAETSSKKKQPKKPAAAKSRPVKSGPSVSELIVKAVSASKERSGVSLAALKKALAAGGYDVEKNNSRLKLALKGLVSKETLIQLKGSGASGSFKLNKKQLESREKTSKKKETPVKPKKAAPKKVVKSPKKAPAGVKKSPKKIKKPSAAAKSPKKLKVVKAKKAGKSPAKKATKPKAAKSPAKPKAAKSPAKPKAAKSPAKPKAAKSPAKPKAAKSPAKPKFKKAAPKK
- the LOC128468878 gene encoding histone H3 gives rise to the protein MARTKQTARKSTGGKAPRKQLATKAARKSAPATGGVKKPHRYRPGTVALREIRRYQKSTELLIRKLPFQRLVREIAQDFKTDLRFQSSAVMALQEASEAYLVGLFEDTNLCAIHAKRVTIMPKDIQLARRIRGERA
- the LOC128469040 gene encoding histone H4-like → MSGRGKGGKGLGKGGAKRHRKVLRDNIQGITKPAIRRLARRGGVKRISGLIYEETRGVLKVFLENVIRDAVTYTEHAKRKTVTAMDVVYALKRQGRALYGFGG
- the LOC128468943 gene encoding histone H2A type 2-B-like, with the translated sequence MSGRGKQGGKVRAKAKTRSSRAGLQFPVGRVHRLLRKGNYAERVGAGAPVYLAAVLEYLTAEILELAGNAARDNKKTRIIPRHLQLAVRNDEELNKLLGGVTIAQGGVLPNIQAVLLPKKTESHKPAKSK